One Epidermidibacterium keratini DNA segment encodes these proteins:
- a CDS encoding cold-shock protein, whose product MAQGTVKWFNAEKGFGFIAVDGGQDVFVHHTAIQMDGYRALDEGQRVEFEVTQSDKGPQADQVRVVG is encoded by the coding sequence GTGGCACAGGGAACCGTTAAGTGGTTCAACGCAGAGAAGGGGTTCGGGTTCATCGCTGTTGACGGTGGCCAGGACGTCTTCGTCCATCACACCGCCATCCAGATGGACGGCTACCGCGCCCTCGACGAGGGACAGCGGGTCGAGTTTGAGGTGACCCAGAGCGATAAGGGTCCTCAGGCCGATCAGGTCCGCGTCGTCGGATAG
- a CDS encoding transglutaminase-like domain-containing protein, giving the protein MQRTVSAHLDAQVAAATEIVLSIAVARGPKIVDEDLTIAVGDTPIDPEEIVEPDGTRLHVCRDLPEGQLNVDYSATVDGQVDEPWSADLAPHVYSRPSRYCESDKLLHIAGALFANLEGFELVDAVRNWVNEKVLYLSGWSRVTDGSVDTFLQRQGVCRDFAHLVVTFLRSRNMPARLSSVYAPGLSPMDFHAVAEAYVDGEWWVIDATGLAPREAMLRIAIGRDAADTAFLTTTRGRLKMGRMSVTAVIDPELPTEDPSAHVQLR; this is encoded by the coding sequence ATGCAACGAACAGTCAGTGCGCACCTCGATGCGCAGGTGGCTGCGGCCACCGAGATAGTCCTGTCCATTGCCGTCGCCCGCGGTCCGAAGATCGTCGATGAGGATCTGACGATCGCTGTCGGCGACACCCCGATCGATCCCGAGGAGATTGTCGAGCCGGATGGCACGCGGTTGCATGTGTGCCGTGATCTGCCCGAGGGCCAGCTCAACGTCGACTACTCCGCGACGGTTGACGGCCAGGTCGACGAGCCCTGGTCTGCCGACCTCGCGCCGCACGTCTACAGCCGCCCGTCGCGCTACTGCGAGTCCGACAAGCTGCTGCACATCGCCGGCGCGCTCTTTGCCAACCTAGAGGGCTTCGAGCTCGTCGACGCGGTCCGCAACTGGGTCAACGAGAAGGTCCTCTATCTCAGCGGCTGGAGCCGCGTGACCGACGGTTCGGTCGATACTTTCCTTCAGCGCCAAGGGGTGTGCCGCGATTTCGCACACCTGGTCGTGACGTTCCTGCGCTCGCGCAACATGCCGGCGCGGCTGTCCTCGGTCTACGCACCGGGACTGTCGCCGATGGACTTCCACGCAGTCGCCGAGGCGTACGTCGACGGCGAGTGGTGGGTGATCGACGCGACCGGGCTCGCGCCGCGCGAGGCGATGCTGCGGATCGCGATCGGCCGCGACGCCGCCGATACGGCGTTCCTCACCACAACGCGCGGGCGGCTGAAAATGGGCCGCATGTCAGTGACCGCAGTGATCGACCCTGAGCTGCCGACCGAAGACCCGAGCGCCCACGTCCAGCTGCGCTAG
- a CDS encoding amidase — protein sequence MATVDDLNYATVTELTAAYADGTLSPVEATQAALDRLHATNMHINAFTTVMDDWALEQAAESEKRWGAGNPRSALDGVPTTIKDNVPIAGWPTRKGSLTTPDGPSEENGPGVDRLLEAGAVLFAKTTLPDNACKGVTDSPLTGITRNPWNLDVTPGGSSGGAAAALAAGIGPLALGSDGAGSIRIPCSFTGLAGIKQTYGRVAALPGSPFEGMSHQGPMARTVADVGLMLQVLAQPDYRDGTSWPGGSPYNADAETGSLAGLRVALTPDFGLPYPMSDDVRAAVIAAGTVLADLGADVSEAAPDISGSMDALATLWNAGIAKVYFGVDDDKRELFDPALAAMAERGKDISAVDYVRASAYKAELGEQLGRFHQEYDVLVGPTLPIVAFRAGELTPPSDGGDDWRVWSPYCAAFNMTQQPAASVPCGISNGLPMGLQIIGRRHDDDIVLQVAAAYEQQAGGFRELSKGGAALQV from the coding sequence ATGGCTACCGTCGATGACCTGAACTACGCGACCGTCACCGAGCTGACCGCGGCGTACGCCGACGGCACCCTCTCCCCCGTCGAGGCGACGCAGGCCGCGCTCGACCGGCTGCACGCGACCAACATGCACATCAACGCGTTCACCACGGTCATGGACGACTGGGCGCTGGAGCAGGCCGCCGAGAGTGAGAAGCGCTGGGGCGCAGGCAATCCGCGCTCGGCACTGGACGGCGTACCCACCACGATCAAGGACAACGTGCCGATCGCCGGATGGCCGACCCGCAAAGGTTCGCTGACCACTCCAGATGGCCCGTCAGAAGAAAACGGCCCAGGGGTCGACCGGCTGCTCGAGGCCGGAGCGGTGCTCTTTGCCAAGACAACGCTCCCGGACAACGCCTGCAAGGGCGTCACCGACAGCCCGCTGACCGGCATCACCCGCAACCCGTGGAACCTCGACGTCACGCCCGGCGGCTCCAGCGGTGGCGCGGCGGCGGCTCTTGCGGCTGGAATCGGCCCACTCGCGCTCGGTTCGGACGGCGCCGGTTCGATCCGGATTCCCTGCTCCTTCACCGGACTTGCCGGCATCAAGCAGACCTACGGGCGCGTCGCGGCGCTGCCCGGCAGCCCGTTCGAAGGCATGTCGCACCAGGGTCCGATGGCCCGCACGGTCGCCGACGTCGGGCTCATGCTGCAGGTGCTCGCCCAGCCGGACTACCGCGACGGGACAAGCTGGCCCGGGGGTTCGCCGTACAACGCCGACGCCGAGACCGGCTCGCTCGCCGGACTACGGGTGGCACTCACCCCCGACTTCGGCCTGCCGTATCCCATGTCCGACGACGTGCGCGCCGCAGTCATCGCCGCCGGGACGGTGCTCGCCGACCTCGGCGCCGACGTCAGCGAGGCGGCCCCCGACATCAGCGGGTCGATGGACGCGCTCGCCACGCTTTGGAACGCCGGCATCGCGAAGGTCTACTTCGGCGTCGATGACGACAAGCGCGAGCTCTTCGACCCCGCCCTGGCCGCAATGGCCGAGCGCGGCAAGGACATCTCCGCGGTCGACTACGTCCGCGCGTCGGCCTACAAGGCCGAGCTTGGCGAGCAGCTGGGCCGCTTCCACCAGGAGTACGACGTACTCGTCGGCCCGACCCTGCCGATCGTCGCGTTCCGGGCCGGCGAACTGACCCCGCCCAGCGATGGCGGCGACGACTGGCGAGTCTGGAGCCCCTACTGCGCGGCGTTCAACATGACCCAGCAGCCGGCCGCGAGCGTGCCGTGCGGGATCAGCAACGGGCTGCCGATGGGCTTGCAGATCATCGGCCGGCGCCACGACGACGACATCGTGCTGCAGGTCGCTGCGGCATACGAACAGCAGGCGGGAGGCTTCCGCGAGCTGTCCAAGGGTGGCGCCGCACTGCAGGTCTAG
- a CDS encoding branched-chain amino acid aminotransferase, with the protein MLKFTTTSAPEPTPAAERETILENPGFGAHFTDHMAAATWSAERGWHDDRVGALEPFTLHPASAVLHYAQEIFEGLKAYRHDDGSIWLFRPDMNAARLQRSARRLCLPELPIEDFLTSLEQLVTADAAWVPQVRTEESLYLRPFMVGTENFLGVRPSAIVDYRVIASPAQAYFTTRDRGNQPGGVRLWISDKYIRAAKGGTGTAKCGGNYGGSLAGQIEAQEHDCDQVLWTDVDGEGLEESGTMNLCVVTRDGELITPGLGTILEGVTRDSVMEIAPEHGLTVSERRITVTELAEGARSGEITEVFACGTAAVITPIAEFASERPNVRDVVVSDGVAGPKTLAIREHLLGLQLGKIDDPRGWLRRVV; encoded by the coding sequence ATGCTGAAATTCACGACCACTTCCGCACCCGAGCCCACCCCTGCTGCGGAGCGCGAGACGATCCTGGAAAACCCAGGATTCGGAGCCCACTTCACCGACCACATGGCGGCCGCTACCTGGAGCGCCGAGCGCGGCTGGCACGACGATCGAGTCGGCGCGCTGGAGCCGTTCACGCTGCACCCCGCGAGCGCCGTACTGCACTACGCGCAGGAGATCTTCGAGGGCCTGAAGGCCTATCGCCACGACGACGGCTCGATCTGGCTGTTTCGCCCTGACATGAACGCCGCCCGCCTGCAGCGCTCGGCGCGGCGACTGTGCCTGCCCGAGCTGCCGATCGAGGACTTCTTGACCTCGCTCGAGCAGCTCGTCACTGCCGACGCGGCGTGGGTGCCGCAGGTGCGCACCGAGGAGAGCCTCTACCTGCGCCCGTTCATGGTTGGCACCGAGAACTTCCTCGGTGTGCGCCCGTCGGCGATCGTCGACTACCGCGTGATCGCCTCGCCGGCCCAGGCCTACTTCACCACCCGCGATCGCGGCAACCAGCCCGGCGGCGTACGCCTCTGGATCTCCGACAAGTACATCCGCGCGGCCAAGGGCGGCACGGGTACGGCGAAGTGCGGTGGCAACTACGGCGGGTCGCTCGCCGGTCAGATCGAGGCACAGGAGCACGACTGCGACCAGGTGCTGTGGACCGACGTTGACGGCGAGGGCCTGGAGGAGTCCGGCACGATGAACCTCTGCGTCGTCACCCGCGACGGCGAGCTCATCACCCCCGGCCTCGGCACGATCCTCGAAGGCGTCACCCGCGACAGCGTCATGGAGATCGCCCCCGAGCACGGCCTCACCGTCTCCGAGCGCCGGATCACCGTCACCGAGCTTGCCGAGGGCGCACGCAGCGGTGAGATCACCGAGGTCTTCGCCTGCGGTACGGCGGCCGTCATCACCCCGATCGCCGAGTTCGCCTCCGAGCGCCCGAATGTCCGCGACGTGGTGGTGAGCGACGGCGTGGCTGGACCGAAGACGCTCGCCATCCGCGAGCACCTGCTCGGGCTGCAGCTCGGCAAGATCGACGACCCCCGCGGCTGGCTGCGCCGCGTCGTCTAA